One Williamsia phyllosphaerae genomic window, GGCGATGTAGATGCTGCTCGAGGTCGGACTCCCTGCACCCATGCCCCCGAGCGTAGTGGGCGTTGGTCAGTTGTCGTCGCCCCGGATCTGTCCGGGGCCGTCACGCTTGGCCCGATAGAGCCGGGTGTCGGCGCGGTCGAAGCAGTCGGCGACGCTCTCGGTCGGACGCAGCTCTGCGAAGCCGGCGGAAAACGTCTGCGAATCGGGCATCACCGCGCCCATCGCCTGCAGGACGGCGTGCGCCTGGGAGGTCTGACGCCCGGGTAGCGCGAGTGCGAACTCCTCGCCGCCCCACCGCGAGAACAAGGCATCGTCGCCGGCCACCTCCGACGCCGCCGTGGCGAACTCCACCAGCAGACGATCGCCCGCGTGATGACCGCGAGTGTCGTTGTAGGCCTTGAACCGGTCGAAGTCGAGGACCGCGAGGATCAACGGCGTCTCGGGGTGCGACGACGTCTCCTCGAAGCGGGCCAGGCGCTCGAACCATCCGCGCCGGTTGAGCAGACCGGTGAGCGGGTCGGTGACCGCGGCGGTGAGCAGACGGTCTTCCGCGATGCGTCGGTCGGTGGTGTCGTGGATGACCGCCATGGTCCACGCGCGTCCGCCCGGCCCCGACACTGCGCTCACCGACACCCACCCCCACCGCACCGTGCCATCGGGATGGACGTACCGCTTCTCGATCCGCAGATCGTCACCCCGGGCACGGGCCTGCGCCATCATTCCCTCGACCGCGGCGTGCTGCGCCAGGTCGTCCGGGTGGGTGAACTCGCGCGACGACCTGCCCGCGATCTCCGCCCACGATCGTCCGACCATCGCGCAGTACGCCGCGTTGGCCGCGCGCAGCAGACCGTCCTCGTCGGCGAGCCCGATGGGAACGGTGCTGGCGTCGAACATGACCCGGAACCACTCGTCATCGACCCCGGTGAAGGTGATGGCGTCGTAGTTCGTCACATGTTCATTGTCCATCCCCGCCGGCGTATGGTGCCGCGTCGGTCATTCCATCGGATACGGGTGCTCGGCGTCGGATTCGTAGCAGATGGCGAACGGCTTGTTGGTGATGAAGAGAAAGGTGACGTCGTTGTCGGCGGTCGCGCCGTGCTCCATCCAGCCGCCTTCGGGAAACCAGACGAAGTTTCCGGGGCCGTACTCACCCTCGTGGGTCTTGAGGACCCCGTCGAGCACGAACATCCCGTGCGCGCAGGGGTGGGTGTGCCAGGTGTTGGTGAATCCGGCGGCATACCGGAGCAGCATCACCTGCATGCCTGTGTCGGAATCGGCAAACAGCGACTTGAACGGTATCTGCGCGCCGATCTGCTCGACGGTCAAGGTCTCCCACGCCATCCTGCTGGAGTCGGCGACCTCGAGCGTCACGAGATTGGACGGGACTGTCATGGCGGGCTCCTCGATGTCGGGATGTCTCGCCAACGTTATGCTGCAACCCATTTCGGACTGGTTGCCGCGAGAATACGACTGAGTTGCACGCGAATCGGGACGGACACAGTTCGTGTCCGTCCCGATCGCGTGTGCGACGTACGTCAGGTCAGCTTGTAGACCGTCTGACCGCCGACCGTCGTCGCGGTGTAGTTCGCCGCCACCCAGGTCGAGATCTCGGTCGCGCTCGAACTCGATCCGCCCGGTCCGCCGCCCTGGCCGGAACCGATGTAGTAGCCGATCTTGCCGTCCTGCACGTACGCGATGAACTGCGCCAGCGTCGGGGTGGGATCACCACTCCACCCGCCGATGGCCATCACCGACGTACCGCTGGCGATCTCGATGCCCGACGCCGACTGCGAACCGCTGGTCGCCGCAGCCCACTTCGTCGTCGTCGCCTTGAGCAGTGCGGTCAGCTCACTGCTGGTGGACTGCCCACCCATCCCGCCCCCGCCGGTCCGGGACGCACCCTGACCGGAGGTCGAGGTCGATGCCTGACCGGGGGCGCCGGTCGGAGCCGTACCACCAGCCTGCGCGCCCTGCGTGCCTCCGGTACCGCCGGGCCGCATTCCGCCCATGCCGCCGCCGGGTCCACCGCCCATTCCGCCCGACGAATCCGAGGTCTGCACCGCGGTCGGGATCGACCCGCTGTGCGCGGTGGCGGAGGTTGCGATGCCGAAGGCGGCGGTGGAGCCGAATCCGGCCAGGGCGCCGACGATCACAGCGGCAGCGACGGCCTTGCGGAAGCCGAGGCGTCCGCCGACGAGGATGACCAGGACGGCGAAGACGGCCGCCGCACCGATCAACCAGCGGGCCCACACGGGACCGAAGTCGGCGCGGTTCAGCAGCACGATCGACCAGCCGACGGCCAGTGCGATCATGGCGCTCATCGCGATCCGACCGTCCCAGCGGTGCCGCAACTCCCAGGCGAACACCGATCCGAGACCGACGAGCGCTGCAATGGCCGGGGCCAGGGCGACGGTGTAATACGGGTGGATCGTGCCGCTCATGAAGCTGAAGATCAGCCCGGTGACGATGAGCCAGCCGGCCCACATCAGCAGTCCGGCCTTCTCGACGCGGCCGAGACGCTCGGTGTCGCGGACTCGGATGAACTGTCGGACAACGAGGTACAGACCGAAGACGATCACGAACAGTGCGACCGGGAGGAGCCAGGAGATCTCGTAGCCCATCTCCGAACCGAACAGACGGTTCAGACCGGTGGCGCCACCGAAGCTCGAGCCGGCGGCACCGTTGCCACCCATGCCGCCGCCGCCTCCGCCTCCGCCGCTGTTGCCGAGGATGCGTCCGAGACCGTTGTAGCCGAGGACCAGGTCCATGACGGTGTTGTCGGTGGAGCCGCCGATGTAGGGCCGCGATCCGGCCGGCCACAGCGCGACCACGAGGACCCACCATCCGGCACCGACGATCAGCGACACCCCCGCGATGAGCAGGTGGCCGATCCGCCTGAGCCAGCCGGTGTCGGCCAGCAGCAGGTAGACGAGAGCGAACGCGGGCAGGACGAGCAGCCCCTGCAGCATCTTGGTGAGGAACGCGAACCCGAGGGCGACACCGACGAGGGCGAGCCACTTCCACGACGCGGTCGGGACCGCGCGGACCAGGCAGTAGGCCGCGGCGACCATGAGCAGCACCAGCAGCGCGTCGGGGTTGTTGAACCGGAACATCAGGGCCGCGGCCGGGGTGAAGGCCAGCACCGCACCCGCGATCAGGCCCGCGGCGACACCACGCCGAGGATCGGAGACGCTGCGACGGACCAACGCGTAGAGCAGGGCGACGGCGGCCACCCCCATCAGCGCCTGCGGCATCAACACCGCCCAGCTGTTCATGCCGAAGATCCGCACCGACAGCCCGGTCACCCACAGCGACGCCGGCGGCTTGTCGACGGTGATGAAGTTCTGCGCGTCGAGTGAGCCGAAGAACCACGCCTTCCAGCTGGTGCCGCCGGCCTGTGCGGCCGCGGCGTAGAAGGTGTTGGCGTAGCCGTTGATCGACAGGTTCCAGAGGTAGAGGATCGCGGTGACGATCAGCAGTACCGGCAGCGGCGCCTTCGTCAGCAGCCGCGACCGCATCGACGGTGTGCTGGATCGGTCCCGATGGCGACCACCGTCGGGGGCCGGATCGGCGCCCGGCGGTGCGGGTGCGAAAAGGGTGGTCATGATGCCTCCGTGTGAGCGTGGCGGTCGGCGGTTGTCCGACCGTGATGCTCATACGATGCGTTTACTTGCTCGTCTCACCCTGGGTAGGAGCTGGGAGAACCCTGGGAACGATTTATTCGGTCGGCCCTGTCCACAGCTGTCACCACTGGGGTCGGCCGTGTGGATTATCCACACCTCGAGCCGTAGCGGTGTCGGTTGTGGAAGGTCAGCTCCACAACTGGATGACGACCCGCTCGTCGAAGTCGCCGCGGGCGGCGGCTCGAGGTACTCGTCGAAGTCGAAGTCTCCACGGAGCCAGACACCGCCGCCGACCGCTGTGGAAAAGCGAGCCTCCCACGAAGCGACATGCGAAGCCATGAAACTCAATTTACGAGCCGACGCGCCAAAGACCGGCAGCTTTCTATGCCGGTGACTCGGTCGGATAGTCGAGGGCACGACAAGCCTCGAGCAGGCGGCGGTCGTAGGCGACCACCGCTGTCAACTCGGACCGGATCTGAGCGGCCGACGCCAGGTGGATCGCGTCGAGCGAACGCAGCGTCGGCGGACCGATCGTCTCGGCCAGCGCGATCACCCGCTCCGAGATCGGGATGGTGTCGAGAAGATCGAGGACACTCCGCGCCCGCTCCGTCAGCCCGGGACCGCCGTCACGAAGCACCGTTCGCAACAACTCGACGCTGCCGAGCGCACTCGTCACTGCTGTTTCACCGGCGCGGCCGGCGAGCCACCTGGTCAAGGCATCCGTTTCTCGTTCGCGTACAACGAGTTTGACCAGAGCAGACGTATCCAGATAGATCACCGTTCCCGGCGATCCTCGTCCAGAGCGTCGGACAGACTTCCCGGCGGGAGGGTGACCGTGTTGATGCCGCCCAGTCCCTTCGAGTTCTTCGCCGCCACGATCACTCCGGCGTCGATCAGAGACTCTCGCGTACGCGCACTTTCGGTGACCGGCACCAGGCGGGCGACCACTCTCCCGCGATTGGTCACCTCCAGCTCCTCCCCTGCCTCGACCTGCGCAAGGTATCGAGACGCGTTCTGCCGCAGCTCACGGATGCCGATGACCTTCATTTCGCCAAAGTAGCACATGTGGTGCTACATAACCGGCCGCATCGGGCCCACCACGCGACAACGAGGGCCCAACACGAATGCACGACGGCCCAACCGGGCGCGGGCGCAACGGCCGAACGGGCGGGTCAGCTGTCGGCGATGGCGGCCTGACCGCCCACACCGCTGACCGTGGTGCGCAGGGCGGCGGCGGTGACCGCGTACATCGACGACTTGATCTCGCCGATCGTCCGACCCCGGGTGTTCTGATGCGTGCGGGCGTACTGCAGGGCCGCGGGCAGCACCTCGTCGAGCGTGACCGCGTCGTCGACGATTCCGAGCTCGCCGGCCTGCGCACCGCCGTAGCGGCGGCCGGTCACGAGCATCTCGTGGTTGACCCGCGCCGGGACCTTGTCGGCGACCAACATGACGCTGCCGGGCGCGTAACTGGCACCGATGGTGACGCCGGGCATGCACAGGTAGCCGCGGTCGGAACGCATCACGACGTGGTCGTGGGCGAGCGCGAAGAGGGCACCTCCACCGAACGCGTGACCGGTGACCGCTGCGACGGTGGGCATCGGGAACGTGAGGATCCGGGCCAGCAGGATCTGCACGCTCTCCACGTACGGGTCGACATCGTCGACGTTGGCCAGCACCCAGGCGGTGTCGAGGCCGGTCGAGTAGAACTTGCCGAGCGCGGTGGTCACCAGCGCGGTGGGGCCGTCGCTCGCCTCGACCTCGTCGAGCAGTTCGTTGATCTTCGCGACCTGCGTCGGGCCGAAGACGTTCTCGTCGTCGCCGACCCCCTCGTCGTTGAGGTGCAGGACGAAGATGCTGTCATCGCGCGTGAGGTGAGGCACTCCCGCACCATATGTCAGCGCAGGACCGCGTCGACCACCAACTCCGCCACTTGTTCGTCGGTCATCGAGCTGCCGGGGATCAACATGTGCGAATACACGATGCGCACCATGAACTCCGACGCCGCACGGGCGTTCGGACGCAGCGCGGCCGCGAGCTCGGGTTGGGCGTCGAGGTCGGGCAGGCACCGCGTGACGATCACGTCGACCAGCGTCGTGTCGGTGGTCCGGTCGTCACCGCTGGCGACCAACGTCGACACCAACTCGGCAGGCTCGTTGCGCAGCAGGTACTGCAGCGCCTCGTGGTCTCGGATGTAGCCGAGCACCTGCACGATCAGGGTGGTGATCTTCTCGCGGGGGTCGTCGACCGTGCCGATCCACGTGTCGATCCGGTCGTGCAGCACCGACACCTCGCGGTCGACGATCGCGGCCAGCAGTTCGTCGCGGCCACCGAACACCCGGTAGGCCGTCGCCCGGCCGACCCCGGCCTGGCGTGCCACCGACGTCAGGTTCAGCGCCTGTGCACCGAAGCGCGACACCACCGACACGGCGACGTCGACCAGCCGTTCACGCTCCATGCGACGACGGTAATGGATCGTCCCGGGCACGATCGGGTGGGACGTAGGCTCGGGTCAACGCTCGAACCAGTCTCGCAAGCAGCGCCGGGGCACCCGCTGACGTGTTCGTCGTGGCGATCAGGTGGTTCGGACCCTGCGCGGAGGATTCCCTTGACCGATCCCAGAGTGCGCGCCGTGTTGCGCGACACCGGGCGCATCCTCGGCCGCGGTGATCTCGCCGGCGCCGCCGGCACGATGACGTACTTCGCCGCGATCGCCGTGGTGCCCTGGGTGTTGCTCGCGGTGTGGTCGCTGACCTGGTTCGACGGCGTGGACAGCGCCGAGCGGACGCTTCTGCGGCTGCGCGTTCTCATCCCGCCGGACATGGGCGCGCGGCCCGTGTTCGACACCGTCGTGCACACCGGCACCCATCTCGGGCTGCTGGGCATCGTGGTCATGCTGTTCCCGGCATCGTTCTACGGCGAGGGGCTGCGCCGCGCATGTGTGCCGATGCACGAGCGGTCCGATCGGTTGACCAGCTGGCGTGGCCGCATCTCGATGATGGCGTTGGTCGTCGTCGTACCGCCGCTGACGTGGATCCATGTGCGGGTCGGCACCCTGCTCGTCGGACTCTCGCCGGAGGGCGGCGCCGACGGCTGGGGGCCGTTCGCACTGCGCGTCTGGGCCGGCTTCACGATCACATGGTTGCTGCTGAGTGTGGTCCTCACCTGGGTCTTTCGCGAGGTCACCCCGGGCAAACCCCGGTGGTGGGTCGCACTCGCGGGCGCGACGGTCACCGCGTCGTTCGTGTCCGGTTTCGCGCAGGGGTTCCTGCTGTTCCTGTCGATCGGCATCGACATCGGCATCCCGTACGGCGGCCTGCGCGTCGTCGGAGGCGTTGTGGCCGTCGGCTTGTGGCTCTACCTCATGCACATCCTCATCATCACCGGATGGGCGCTGACCCAGGCGATCGATCACCGCGACGATCGAGCGCAGGCCGCGCCGGTGTCGCATCCGGACGCAGCTGATGACGGATCGCCACCAGCAGCTGCGCCATCCCGATGATCGCGAGAACGGACCCGACCACCCCGATCGACGTCACGAGCACGGGACCGGTGACGAACGACGCCGCGTCGACACCCCACCGACGCAGGCACCACACAATTCCGACCGAGAGAGATCCGAACACCGCGACCAGCACGCGGGAGGGTCTCTCCCACAGTGTGATCCGAGCCGGCCCGTTCATGCCGGCGGCCTGCGCGGTGGCTCGGGCCGACTCCAACAACAGGGTGATCAGTGCGAGGACGATCCCGAGCCACATCGGCATCCCCAGCACGACGAGCACCCCGATGAGCAGGACGTCGGAGCAGCGGTCGGCGAGGGGGTCGATCACCTTGCCCCATCGGGAGACCGAGTCGGTCTGGATCGCCAACGCGCCGTCGACGCCGTCGAGGACGGCGGCGAGGGTGACCACAGCCGCGGCGACGATCGGCCACCACCGACCGAGCGCGGCGAGTCCGGGGGCGGCAGCCATCACCACGACCGTCGACCATGTCACCGCGTTCGGGGAAAGCCGAACGCGAGCAAGTGGTCTGGCGCACGCGTGAGACAGCACGACCCACCCCGAGATCCACCGTGAGGCATCGGCGTCGACACCGCCGTGTAGTTGCGACCAACGATCGAGCGTCTCCTGCCGCGTCGTCGGGGCGGTCATGATCGGGTGCCCCTCGGCGTCTCGTGGACGATGTGTTGTCGATTCGACATGATGTCGATCCTCTGCCGGGCCGAATCACGATGCCTCGCTGCACGATCGAGCACATTCACCGACCTCGGCGACACAGGTGCCGCAGGATGAGAGGTGCGGGAGATCGGGCAACGGCCCGGGGTTCCGGGCCCCCGGACGATGTCTCGGCCTGGAAACGGCATCATCGGGGCCAGAGCTAACTGTGTAACCCGGTCCCCCGACCATACCCGGGCGCAGGTGTCTCGACCCGTCAGCGCA contains:
- a CDS encoding type II toxin-antitoxin system Phd/YefM family antitoxin, with product MKVIGIRELRQNASRYLAQVEAGEELEVTNRGRVVARLVPVTESARTRESLIDAGVIVAAKNSKGLGGINTVTLPPGSLSDALDEDRRER
- a CDS encoding YihY/virulence factor BrkB family protein, encoding MTDPRVRAVLRDTGRILGRGDLAGAAGTMTYFAAIAVVPWVLLAVWSLTWFDGVDSAERTLLRLRVLIPPDMGARPVFDTVVHTGTHLGLLGIVVMLFPASFYGEGLRRACVPMHERSDRLTSWRGRISMMALVVVVPPLTWIHVRVGTLLVGLSPEGGADGWGPFALRVWAGFTITWLLLSVVLTWVFREVTPGKPRWWVALAGATVTASFVSGFAQGFLLFLSIGIDIGIPYGGLRVVGGVVAVGLWLYLMHILIITGWALTQAIDHRDDRAQAAPVSHPDAADDGSPPAAAPSR
- a CDS encoding ArnT family glycosyltransferase translates to MTTLFAPAPPGADPAPDGGRHRDRSSTPSMRSRLLTKAPLPVLLIVTAILYLWNLSINGYANTFYAAAAQAGGTSWKAWFFGSLDAQNFITVDKPPASLWVTGLSVRIFGMNSWAVLMPQALMGVAAVALLYALVRRSVSDPRRGVAAGLIAGAVLAFTPAAALMFRFNNPDALLVLLMVAAAYCLVRAVPTASWKWLALVGVALGFAFLTKMLQGLLVLPAFALVYLLLADTGWLRRIGHLLIAGVSLIVGAGWWVLVVALWPAGSRPYIGGSTDNTVMDLVLGYNGLGRILGNSGGGGGGGGMGGNGAAGSSFGGATGLNRLFGSEMGYEISWLLPVALFVIVFGLYLVVRQFIRVRDTERLGRVEKAGLLMWAGWLIVTGLIFSFMSGTIHPYYTVALAPAIAALVGLGSVFAWELRHRWDGRIAMSAMIALAVGWSIVLLNRADFGPVWARWLIGAAAVFAVLVILVGGRLGFRKAVAAAVIVGALAGFGSTAAFGIATSATAHSGSIPTAVQTSDSSGGMGGGPGGGMGGMRPGGTGGTQGAQAGGTAPTGAPGQASTSTSGQGASRTGGGGMGGQSTSSELTALLKATTTKWAAATSGSQSASGIEIASGTSVMAIGGWSGDPTPTLAQFIAYVQDGKIGYYIGSGQGGGPGGSSSSATEISTWVAANYTATTVGGQTVYKLT
- a CDS encoding enoyl-CoA hydratase/isomerase family protein, translated to MPHLTRDDSIFVLHLNDEGVGDDENVFGPTQVAKINELLDEVEASDGPTALVTTALGKFYSTGLDTAWVLANVDDVDPYVESVQILLARILTFPMPTVAAVTGHAFGGGALFALAHDHVVMRSDRGYLCMPGVTIGASYAPGSVMLVADKVPARVNHEMLVTGRRYGGAQAGELGIVDDAVTLDEVLPAALQYARTHQNTRGRTIGEIKSSMYAVTAAALRTTVSGVGGQAAIADS
- a CDS encoding cupin domain-containing protein, producing MTVPSNLVTLEVADSSRMAWETLTVEQIGAQIPFKSLFADSDTGMQVMLLRYAAGFTNTWHTHPCAHGMFVLDGVLKTHEGEYGPGNFVWFPEGGWMEHGATADNDVTFLFITNKPFAICYESDAEHPYPME
- a CDS encoding type II toxin-antitoxin system VapC family toxin, translating into MIYLDTSALVKLVVRERETDALTRWLAGRAGETAVTSALGSVELLRTVLRDGGPGLTERARSVLDLLDTIPISERVIALAETIGPPTLRSLDAIHLASAAQIRSELTAVVAYDRRLLEACRALDYPTESPA
- a CDS encoding TetR/AcrR family transcriptional regulator encodes the protein MERERLVDVAVSVVSRFGAQALNLTSVARQAGVGRATAYRVFGGRDELLAAIVDREVSVLHDRIDTWIGTVDDPREKITTLIVQVLGYIRDHEALQYLLRNEPAELVSTLVASGDDRTTDTTLVDVIVTRCLPDLDAQPELAAALRPNARAASEFMVRIVYSHMLIPGSSMTDEQVAELVVDAVLR
- a CDS encoding GGDEF domain-containing protein, which codes for MDNEHVTNYDAITFTGVDDEWFRVMFDASTVPIGLADEDGLLRAANAAYCAMVGRSWAEIAGRSSREFTHPDDLAQHAAVEGMMAQARARGDDLRIEKRYVHPDGTVRWGWVSVSAVSGPGGRAWTMAVIHDTTDRRIAEDRLLTAAVTDPLTGLLNRRGWFERLARFEETSSHPETPLILAVLDFDRFKAYNDTRGHHAGDRLLVEFATAASEVAGDDALFSRWGGEEFALALPGRQTSQAHAVLQAMGAVMPDSQTFSAGFAELRPTESVADCFDRADTRLYRAKRDGPGQIRGDDN